A window from Solanum stenotomum isolate F172 chromosome 7, ASM1918654v1, whole genome shotgun sequence encodes these proteins:
- the LOC125871526 gene encoding cryptochrome-1 has translation MESNSKTIVWFRRDLRIEDNPALAAAARNGSVLPVFIWCPKEEGQFYPGRVSRWWLKQSLIHLKQSLKSLGAELVLIKAQSTLSALTECVDAVGATKVVYNHLYDPVSLVRDHNIKQKLGELGISIQSYNGDLLNEPWEVYDDDGKVFTTFDAYWEKSLSIQNESGSHLPPWRLTQAAGSVKMCSIEELGLENESEKSSNALLGKGWTPGWSNADKALTEFVESNLLAYSKDRLRVGGNSTSLLSPYLHFGEVSVRKVFNSVRLKQILWTKEGNSVGKDSAAIYLRAIGLREYSRYICFNFPFTHERSLLNNLRFFPWNADQVHFKAWRQGRTGYPLVDAGMRELWATGWVHNKIRVIVSSFFVKFLLLPWQWGMKYFWDTLLDADLESDIIGWQYISGSLPDGHELERLDNPEVQGFNYDPEGEYARHWLPELARMPAEWIHHPWDAPPNVLKAAGVELGMNYPNPIIDVDVARDRLMQAVFIMREKEAAVNASDASGTIEVVFDNSENVGDSANIPKDDVVKGKVPCPSSSSYDQRVPSMQNVCTYKKRPKPEEDTKKLNDNRLSYKNERIKMSNVDGDLCSTAESSSMKKQMTISRNSFSVPRTITMSHDRKSFDDEASSHVKLQKEEEIDTEINSCKNEATTR, from the exons ATGGAGAGCAATTCCAAGACAATTGTGTGGTTTAGGAGGGATTTGAGAATTGAAGATAATCCAGCTTTAGCTGCTGCTGCTAGAAATGGAAGTGTTTTACCGGTGTTTATTTGGTGTCCGAAGGAAGAAGGGCAATTTTATCCTGGTAGAGTTTCAAGATGGTGGCTGAAGCAATCTCTGATTCACTTGAAACAGTCTTTGAAATCTCTTGGGGCTGAACTTGTGTTGATCAAAGCTCAGAGTACACTTTCTGCTCTCACGGAATGTGTCGATGCTGTTGGAGCAACAAAAGTTGTGTATAATCATCTATATG ATCCTGTTTCACTTGTTCGTGACCACAATATCAAGCAAAAGTTGGGGGAACTTGGCATATCTATTCAGAGCTACAACGGGGACTTACTGAATGAACCATGGGAAGTTTACGATGATGATGGAAAAGTTTTTACAACTTTTGATGCATACTGGGAGAAGTCGTTAAGTATACAAAACGAATCTGGTTCCCACCTTCCTCCTTGGAGATTAACTCAAGCTGCAG GATCGGTTAAAATGTGTTCAATTGAGGAATTGGGACTGGAAAACGAATCGGAAAAATCTAGTAATGCATTACTAGGGAAAGGATGGACACCAGGTTGGAGCAATGCAGACAAGGCCTTAACCGAATTTGTAGAGAGCAATCTACTCGCGTACTCAAAGGATAGGCTGAGAGTCGGGGGAAACTCTACATCCCTTTTGTCTCCTTATCTTCACTTCGGAGAAGTAAGTGTGAGGAAAGTTTTCAACAGTGTGCGCTTGAAGCAGATACTTTGGACCAAAGAAGGGAACTCTGTTGGAAAAGACAGTGCTGCTATTTACCTTAGAGCTATTGGGCTTCGAGAGTATTCTCGCTATATCTGTTTTAATTTCCCATTTACTCATGAAAGATCGTTACTGAACAACCTGAGGTTTTTCCCTTGGAATGCTGATCAAGTCCATTTTAAGGCTTGGCGACAGGGACGGACTGGTTACCCATTAGTCGATGCAGGAATGAGGGAGCTTTGGGCAACGGGATGGgttcataataaaataagagTGATTGTGTCAAGTTTCTTTGTCAAGTTTTTACTTCTGCCATGGCAATGGGGAATGAAGTACTTTTGGGATACACTATTGGACGCGGATTTAGAAAGTGATATTATTGGTTGGCAATACATCTCTGGTAGCTTGCCAGATGGTCATGAACTTGAGCGCCTCGATAACCCAGAG GTTCAAGGATTCAATTATGATCCGGAGGGTGAATATGCGAGGCATTGGCTACCTGAGCTAGCAAGAATGCCAGCTGAGTGGATCCATCATCCTTGGGATGCACCACCTAATGTGCTCAAAGCTGCAGGGGTGGAACTCGGAATGAATTATCCGAACCCCATAATTGATGTAGATGTTGCGAGGGATCGTTTAATGCAAGCTGTATTCATTATGAGAGAAAAAGAAGCAGCTGTGAATGCCTCAGATGCAAGTGGAACCATTGAAGTTGTGTTTGATAACTCAGAAAATGTTGGAGATTCAGCCAATATCCCTAAGGACGACGTTGTAAAGGGAAAGGTGCCTTGCCCGAGCAGTTCATCTTATGATCAAAGGGTGCCATCAATGCAAAATGTATGCACATATAAAAAGAGACCAAAGCCCGAAGAGGATACAAAGAAACTCAACGATAACAGGCTTAGCTACAAGAATGAAAGGATCAAAATGTCAAACGTGGACGGTGACTTGTGCTCTACTGCAGAATCCTCTTCTATGAAAAAACAGATGACCATCAGCAGAAACTCATTCTCTGTACCTCGAACAATTACCATGTCTCACGACAGAAAATCCTTTGATGACGAAGCATCATCACATGTGAAGCTACAAAAGGAAGAAGAGATTGACACAGAAATCAATTCGTGCAAAAATG AAGCTACAACGCGATGA
- the LOC125871551 gene encoding actin-depolymerizing factor-like gives MSFKIRGTNASSGMGVADQSKATYMELQRKKVHRYVIFMIDEKKNEVVVEKTGGPAESYDDFTAALPENDCRYAVYDYDFVTPDNCQKSKIFFFAWSPSVSRIRSKMLYATSKDRFRRELEGIHYEIQATDPTEVELEVLKERAY, from the exons ATGTCTTTCAAAATCAGAGgg ACAAATGCATCCTCTGGCATGGGGGTTGCTGATCAAAGCAAAGCTACTTATATGGAACTGCAAAGGAAGAAGGTGCATCGATATGTGATATTTATGATCgatgagaagaaaaatgagGTTGTGGTTGAGAAAACTGGAGGTCCAGCTGAGAGCTATGATGATTTCACTGCAGCTCTTCCTGAGAACGACTGCCGATATGCAGTATACGATTATGACTTCGTGACACCTGACAACTGCCAAAAGAgcaaaattttcttctttgccTG GTCTCCGTCTGTTTCCCGAATCCGATCGAAGATGTTGTATGCCACATCTAAGGACAGGTTCAGGAGGGAGCTGGAAGGCATACACTATGAGATTCAAGCTACTGACCCTACTGAAGTAGAACTTGAAGTGCTCAAAGAACGCGCTTACTGA